The Hypnocyclicus thermotrophus genome includes a window with the following:
- the rpsS gene encoding 30S ribosomal protein S19, with protein sequence MARSLKKGPFIDHHLKAKVLKAVESGDIKTVIKTWSRRSTIFPEFIGMTFAVYNGKKHIPVYVTEEMVGHKLGEFAPTRTYYGHGKDKKKKK encoded by the coding sequence ATGGCTCGTTCATTAAAAAAAGGACCTTTTATTGACCATCATTTAAAGGCTAAAGTATTAAAAGCTGTAGAAAGTGGAGATATAAAAACTGTTATCAAAACATGGTCAAGAAGATCAACTATATTCCCTGAATTTATAGGAATGACATTTGCGGTATATAATGGAAAAAAACATATCCCAGTTTATGTTACTGAGGAAATGGTTGGACATAAATTAGGTGAGTTTGCACCAACTAGAACATATTATGGACATGGAAAAGATAAGAAAAAGAAAAAATAA